GATAATACAAAAGAAGATAATCCGCTTCTCCTTCGACGGACAACCCTTTTTTTTTGGCGATATCTTCCAATACCCGGCTTCCTGCCTGCCCTTCAAAAATAATACTGTCGTTGGTTTTTATTTCATACTTTGAATGAAATTCCTTTTTCTCAGGGAAAGGTTTCTCCTTATCCATAAAAAACTCCTGGATCTGGTTCAGGGTACCTTTGGGCCTAATTTCAAATTTATCGAAATCAAATTCCTCACTCTTGATTTCAAAAATAGTTGTGGTACGCTTCTTAAACTCCCCGTAATAGGTATAATCATAAATCCTTATGATTCCGGAAAAGGATGGATCCTGCTTCTGTAAAATACCTTTTAAACGCTTGGATTTTTTTCCCTTAAAAATGTCAAATCCTTTGAGAAAAAAAGGTTGATTGGAAAATTTTTCTTTACTCGTAAAAGCAAATTCATATTGCCGGGCCAACTGGCTCAATTCGGCGATGCGCTCGTTACTCCTGAACCTGTCCAGTAAATCATCAATAAATGCCTCCATCAGTAAGGTTTTGGTTGATTTCCCTCTCTTCTTTCTCTCCATTTTTTCATAAAAATCCCCCCCTGGAAATGCAACCCCTAAATTATAAAAAAAATTATAATTATGATAACCTTCTTCCTCCGCTCATTTCCCCGCAGCACTTTTTTTACCCTAAACTGGTTTTCATTGAAATGGAGGCGATGAAATTTAAACCATAAAACGGCCCGAATTTTGACTTATTGAGTTTAATTAATACCCTCTGAATAAAATTCCTCCTCCCACCAGGCTAAAGACCTATAGTTAAAAGTCTTTTTCGCATTTCTATCAATGATTAACTGCAGATAATCTTTGATCTTTTCGAGGTGTTTCATGGCTTCTCCGACGGTATTGATCTGTTCAACGGGGCTGGTTTGTACTGCAAACAGCGCCGTCATTTTTGGATTTTTTCGGGCAATATGATCCGCAGCCATTAAAATCGATTTTTGCAGGTCATTCATTGGTATTCAATTTTGCTTAACCACTCCGAAAACACGAAGGGATAGACAAAAATGAATAAAAAATATGGAACCCAACAGCTTATAAATAACCGGCCAGGGTTAATCCATCCATCCTTTAAGTCCGTTAAGTTTAACCCGCGCTGGCCGCGGCTTTTTTTTGTTTGTAGAGCCGTGCGGCAAATCCACAGTAGATCAGCAATTCAGTAAGCGTTTCTTCCTCAAACTGGTTGATATCTGCTTCAATGTCATAGTCGAAATCAAATTTCCTCCAGATCCATTTGGGATACATGGTCAACACCAGGTTATCGGATTCGTCCAGCAGTTCAAAGCGGTGTTTCCATGCGCCCCTGGATCTAAACAAAAAACTCCGCTCGGCCACGCCTGCCTCCTGGATCCAGTTGATGCTGATGGTTCTTTTCCAA
This sequence is a window from Lewinellaceae bacterium. Protein-coding genes within it:
- a CDS encoding aminotransferase, with protein sequence MKIECTSGRGNFQIVKGTFAVLKVDYTSWFSSKAEARYKGVNIEIQPQNFFRTKFGILKNGIPMGRINYHWKRTISINWIQEAGVAERSFLFRSRGAWKHRFELLDESDNLVLTMYPKWIWRKFDFDYDIEADINQFEEETLTELLIYCGFAARLYKQKKAAASAG